From Clostridia bacterium, the proteins below share one genomic window:
- the spoIIIAF gene encoding stage III sporulation protein AF: MAFLTELVRNLILIVLLTTFLEMIMPSDKMQRFVKVVLSLFILFTLLNPLINFINEAVIEDAFQEAWTAFEMTNILTESEQLQMANDNFIKENYRQELAAQMKLLLTPLCGKTEVNIELQTIPGEIEKIIIKEVLITVNESEKGGVNSGEIKQYLAENFALSADLIQVNFV, encoded by the coding sequence ATGGCTTTTTTAACGGAATTGGTGCGAAACTTAATTTTAATAGTTTTATTAACCACTTTTCTAGAAATGATTATGCCTTCAGATAAAATGCAGCGTTTTGTCAAAGTTGTTTTAAGCCTTTTTATTTTATTTACACTTTTAAATCCGCTTATTAATTTTATTAATGAAGCAGTGATAGAAGATGCCTTTCAGGAGGCTTGGACAGCTTTTGAAATGACTAATATTTTAACGGAAAGTGAACAATTGCAAATGGCCAATGATAATTTTATAAAGGAAAATTATCGTCAGGAATTGGCTGCACAGATGAAATTATTATTAACCCCATTATGTGGAAAAACGGAAGTGAATATTGAGCTACAGACAATTCCTGGAGAAATAGAAAAAATAATTATTAAAGAAGTGTTGATTACTGTAAACGAATCTGAAAAAGGGGGAGTAAATAGCGGGGAAATCAAACAGTATTTGGCGGAAAACTTTGCCTTGTCGGCAGATTTAATTCAGGTAAATTTTGTTTAA